A portion of the Streptomyces sp. NBC_00376 genome contains these proteins:
- the rimI gene encoding ribosomal protein S18-alanine N-acetyltransferase, with translation MTTTTAALREMRWWDIDPVLELEHELFPDDAWSAGMFWSELAHSRGSRATRRYVVAEDPVTGRIVGYAGLAAAGDLADVQTIGVTRDHWGGGLGSVLLTDLLKHATAFECAEVLLEVRVDNTRAQKLYERFGFEPIGFRRGYYQPGNIDALVMRLHVQEHVQETETD, from the coding sequence GTGACGACCACGACTGCCGCTCTGCGCGAGATGCGCTGGTGGGACATCGATCCGGTGCTGGAGCTCGAACACGAGCTGTTCCCGGACGACGCCTGGTCGGCCGGCATGTTCTGGTCCGAGCTGGCGCACTCCCGGGGCTCCCGGGCCACCCGCCGCTACGTCGTCGCCGAGGACCCCGTCACCGGCCGGATCGTCGGCTACGCGGGCCTCGCCGCGGCCGGCGACCTCGCCGACGTACAGACGATCGGCGTCACCCGCGACCACTGGGGCGGCGGCCTCGGCTCGGTGCTCCTGACCGACCTGCTGAAGCACGCCACGGCCTTCGAGTGCGCCGAGGTGCTCCTCGAAGTCCGCGTCGACAACACCCGGGCCCAGAAGCTGTACGAACGCTTCGGCTTCGAACCGATCGGCTTCCGGCGCGGCTACTACCAGCCGGGCAACATCGACGCACTCGTCATGCGCCTCCACGTACAAGAACACGTACAAGAAACAGAGACTGACTGA
- the tsaB gene encoding tRNA (adenosine(37)-N6)-threonylcarbamoyltransferase complex dimerization subunit type 1 TsaB, producing MDTATPAVTVALHDGTSVVAESGQVDARRHGELLLPAVDRVLAGAGVKLDAVTDVVVGVGPGPYTGLRVGLVTAATFGSALSVPVHGLCTLDGLAYAAGLTGLEGPFAVATDARRKEVYWARYDDARTRVTGPAVDRPADIAGQLAGLPVVGAGAVLYPEAFPDARGPEHVSAGALAALAAERLAAGAELLPPQPLYLRRPDAQVPKNYKVVTPK from the coding sequence GTGGATACCGCAACCCCCGCCGTCACCGTCGCCCTGCACGACGGGACCTCCGTCGTCGCCGAGTCCGGTCAGGTCGACGCCCGAAGGCACGGGGAGCTGCTGCTGCCCGCCGTCGACCGGGTCCTCGCCGGGGCCGGGGTGAAACTCGACGCCGTGACGGACGTGGTCGTCGGCGTCGGCCCCGGTCCGTACACCGGGCTCCGGGTCGGCCTGGTCACCGCCGCGACCTTCGGCTCCGCCCTCTCCGTGCCGGTGCACGGGCTGTGCACCCTGGACGGTCTCGCGTACGCCGCGGGGCTGACCGGGCTGGAGGGGCCGTTCGCCGTCGCGACGGACGCCCGCCGCAAGGAGGTCTACTGGGCGAGATACGACGACGCGCGCACCCGGGTCACCGGGCCCGCCGTCGACCGGCCCGCCGACATCGCCGGACAGCTCGCCGGACTGCCCGTCGTCGGCGCGGGCGCGGTGCTCTACCCCGAGGCGTTCCCGGACGCCCGGGGGCCCGAGCACGTCAGCGCCGGAGCGCTGGCCGCCCTCGCCGCCGAGCGGCTCGCCGCGGGCGCGGAACTGCTGCCGCCGCAGCCGCTCTACCTCCGCAGGCCCGACGCCCAGGTGCCGAAGAACTACAAGGTGGTCACTCCGAAGTGA
- a CDS encoding L,D-transpeptidase encodes MAGLTAAALVAVGVLAFQASAHVPDNLAAPKPKPSATATEHAKPKEKSRPAALPKGSGTGKRVVYALEDRRVWLVDADGKVARTFEVMPSALSPLPGTYTVGTRQGTPTKGSDGVMIEHVVRFAMVDDAAVGFSAAVDGSMESPDPTLKTGGVRMSRPDGDAMWDFAMVSTKVVVVP; translated from the coding sequence GTGGCCGGGCTCACTGCGGCGGCGCTGGTCGCCGTCGGCGTCCTGGCCTTCCAGGCGTCGGCGCACGTCCCCGACAACCTCGCGGCCCCCAAACCGAAGCCCTCCGCCACCGCCACCGAGCACGCGAAGCCGAAGGAGAAGTCGCGCCCGGCCGCGCTCCCCAAGGGCTCCGGCACCGGGAAGCGGGTCGTGTACGCCCTGGAGGACCGTCGTGTGTGGCTCGTCGACGCGGACGGCAAGGTGGCCCGGACCTTCGAGGTCATGCCGAGCGCGCTGAGCCCGCTGCCCGGGACCTACACCGTGGGCACCCGCCAGGGCACCCCCACCAAGGGCTCGGACGGCGTGATGATCGAGCACGTGGTGCGGTTCGCGATGGTGGACGACGCGGCCGTCGGGTTCAGCGCGGCGGTGGACGGCTCGATGGAGAGCCCGGACCCGACGCTGAAGACGGGTGGCGTGCGGATGTCCCGGCCCGACGGGGACGCCATGTGGGACTTCGCGATGGTCAGCACGAAGGTGGTCGTCGTCCCGTAG
- the tsaE gene encoding tRNA (adenosine(37)-N6)-threonylcarbamoyltransferase complex ATPase subunit type 1 TsaE — protein MEAPHNSPATELVEDAASATVTLGLAVESPERMQALGRRIAGILRPGDLVMLTGELGAGKTTLTRGLGEGLGVRGAVTSPTFVIARVHPSLTGGPALVHVDAYRLGGGLDEMEDLDLDVSLPESVVVVEWGDGKVEELSEDRLQVVIDRAVGDTDDERREVTLVGIGARWAGLREAMGH, from the coding sequence ATGGAAGCACCGCACAACAGCCCGGCGACTGAGCTCGTCGAGGACGCCGCGTCCGCCACCGTCACCCTGGGCCTGGCCGTCGAGTCCCCCGAACGGATGCAGGCACTCGGCCGCCGGATCGCCGGGATCCTGCGGCCGGGCGATCTCGTGATGCTCACCGGAGAGCTCGGCGCAGGCAAGACGACGCTGACCAGGGGCCTGGGCGAGGGCCTGGGCGTGCGTGGCGCGGTCACCTCCCCCACCTTCGTGATCGCCCGCGTCCACCCGTCGCTGACCGGCGGCCCGGCACTGGTCCACGTCGACGCGTACCGCCTGGGCGGCGGGCTCGACGAGATGGAGGACCTGGACCTGGACGTGTCGCTGCCGGAGTCGGTGGTGGTCGTGGAGTGGGGCGACGGCAAGGTCGAGGAACTGTCCGAGGACCGGCTCCAGGTGGTGATCGACCGCGCGGTCGGCGACACGGACGACGAACGGCGCGAGGTGACGCTGGTCGGGATCGGCGCGCGCTGGGCGGGACTGCGCGAGGCGATGGGCCACTGA
- a CDS encoding alpha/beta fold hydrolase codes for MSEIGAGDAVTTAATAVGWRRAGIAGAAIGVIAAGAAAGVAVERLTVGRGMRRRARLALDATGPYGSLRGLPGRAAADDGTELYYEVDEVEPDGAVGTDAGAGGAAAPGTRRRRLFGRKAPAPVTVVFSHGYCLNQDSWHFQRAALRGLVRTVHWDQRSHGRSERGRAHAQGVTVGIDQLGRDLKAVIDAAAPEGRLVLVGHSMGGMTMMALADQYPALIRDRVAAVALVGTSSGKLGEVDFGLPVAGVNAVRRVLPGVLRALGSQAELVERGRRATADLFAGLIKRYSFGSRDVDPAVERFAERLIESTPIDVVAEFYPAFTEHDKSGALPAFRDVPVLILAGDKDLVTPSSHSETIADQLPDAELVIVPDAGHLVMLEHPETVTDRLADLLVRIGAVPATANVGGHGSTAQQPGD; via the coding sequence GTGAGCGAGATCGGTGCGGGGGACGCGGTGACGACGGCCGCTACGGCGGTCGGCTGGCGCCGGGCGGGGATCGCCGGAGCCGCCATAGGCGTGATCGCGGCGGGCGCCGCCGCCGGTGTCGCGGTCGAGCGGCTCACCGTCGGCCGGGGCATGCGCAGAAGGGCCAGGCTGGCGCTGGACGCCACCGGACCGTACGGCTCGCTGCGCGGCCTGCCCGGCCGGGCCGCGGCCGACGACGGCACCGAGCTGTACTACGAGGTCGACGAGGTCGAACCGGACGGCGCCGTGGGGACCGACGCGGGTGCCGGGGGCGCCGCCGCCCCCGGCACCCGCCGCCGCAGGCTCTTCGGCCGCAAGGCCCCCGCCCCCGTCACCGTGGTCTTCAGCCACGGCTACTGCCTCAACCAGGACTCCTGGCACTTCCAGCGGGCGGCGCTGCGCGGCCTGGTCCGCACCGTCCACTGGGACCAGCGCAGCCACGGCCGCTCCGAGCGCGGCCGGGCCCATGCGCAGGGCGTGACGGTCGGCATCGACCAGCTCGGCCGCGACCTGAAGGCGGTCATCGACGCGGCGGCCCCCGAAGGCAGGCTGGTGCTGGTCGGGCACTCGATGGGCGGCATGACGATGATGGCCCTCGCCGACCAGTACCCCGCGCTGATCCGGGACCGGGTCGCCGCCGTCGCCCTGGTCGGCACATCGAGCGGGAAGCTGGGCGAGGTCGATTTCGGGCTGCCGGTCGCGGGCGTGAACGCGGTGCGCCGGGTGCTGCCCGGGGTGCTCAGGGCGCTCGGCTCCCAGGCCGAGCTGGTGGAACGGGGCCGCCGGGCGACCGCCGACCTCTTCGCCGGGCTGATCAAGCGGTACTCGTTCGGTTCGCGGGACGTCGATCCGGCGGTGGAGCGGTTCGCCGAGCGGCTCATCGAGTCCACCCCGATCGACGTGGTCGCCGAGTTCTACCCGGCCTTCACCGAACACGACAAGAGCGGCGCACTGCCCGCCTTCCGCGACGTCCCGGTGCTGATCCTGGCGGGCGACAAGGACCTGGTGACGCCCAGCTCGCACAGCGAGACCATCGCGGACCAGCTCCCGGACGCGGAGCTGGTCATCGTCCCGGACGCCGGCCATCTGGTGATGCTGGAGCACCCCGAGACGGTCACGGACCGGCTGGCGGACCTGCTGGTACGCATCGGAGCAGTGCCGGCAACGGCTAACGTTGGCGGACATGGAAGCACCGCACAACAGCCCGGCGACTGA
- the alr gene encoding alanine racemase, which translates to MNETASLRARAEIDLAALRANVRVLRARAAGAQLMAVVKSDAYGHGAVPCARAALEAGATWLGTATPQEALALRAAGLGGRVMCWLWTPGGPWREAIEADIDVSVSGMWALREVVAAATEAGIPARIQLKADTGLGRNGCQPADWPELVAAARDAEDAGTVRITGLWSHFACADEPGHPSIAAQLALFRDMVAHAEKEGVDPEVRHMANSPATLTIPEAHFDLVRTGIAMYGISPSPELGTPADFGLRPVMTLIASVALVKQVPAGHGISYGHHYTTSAETTLGLVPVGYADGIPRHASGRAPVLVGGVTRRIAGRVAMDQFVVDLDGDEVEVGSEAVLFGPGDRGEPSAEDWAQAADTIAYEIVTRIGTRVPRVHLHATPAES; encoded by the coding sequence ATGAACGAGACAGCGTCCTTGAGAGCCCGTGCCGAGATCGACCTCGCCGCATTGCGCGCAAACGTGCGTGTGCTGCGCGCACGGGCGGCGGGCGCGCAACTCATGGCCGTCGTCAAGTCCGACGCGTACGGGCACGGGGCGGTGCCCTGCGCCCGCGCCGCGCTGGAGGCCGGTGCGACCTGGCTGGGCACCGCGACCCCGCAGGAGGCGCTCGCCCTGCGGGCCGCCGGACTCGGCGGCCGGGTGATGTGCTGGCTGTGGACCCCGGGCGGCCCCTGGCGCGAGGCGATCGAGGCCGACATCGACGTGTCGGTGAGCGGGATGTGGGCATTGCGCGAGGTCGTGGCCGCGGCCACCGAGGCGGGCATCCCGGCCCGGATCCAGCTCAAGGCCGACACCGGCCTCGGGCGCAACGGCTGCCAGCCCGCGGACTGGCCGGAGCTCGTCGCCGCCGCCCGCGATGCCGAGGACGCGGGCACCGTACGGATCACCGGCCTGTGGTCCCACTTCGCCTGCGCCGACGAGCCGGGCCACCCCTCCATCGCAGCCCAGCTGGCCCTGTTCCGGGACATGGTGGCGCACGCGGAGAAGGAGGGCGTCGACCCCGAGGTGCGCCACATGGCCAACTCCCCGGCGACGCTGACGATCCCCGAGGCCCACTTCGACCTGGTCCGGACCGGGATCGCGATGTACGGCATCTCGCCCAGCCCCGAGCTGGGCACCCCGGCCGACTTCGGACTGCGCCCCGTCATGACGCTCATCGCCTCGGTCGCCCTGGTCAAGCAGGTGCCGGCCGGTCACGGGATCAGCTACGGCCACCACTACACGACCTCCGCCGAGACCACCCTGGGCCTGGTGCCGGTCGGCTACGCGGACGGCATCCCGCGCCATGCCTCCGGCCGTGCCCCGGTCCTGGTCGGCGGCGTCACCCGGCGGATCGCCGGCCGGGTGGCCATGGACCAGTTCGTCGTCGATCTCGACGGGGACGAGGTCGAGGTCGGCAGCGAGGCGGTGCTCTTCGGCCCGGGGGACCGGGGCGAGCCGAGCGCCGAGGACTGGGCGCAGGCGGCCGACACGATCGCGTACGAGATCGTCACCCGGATCGGCACCCGCGTACCGCGCGTGCATCTGCACGCCACCCCGGCCGAGTCCTGA
- a CDS encoding DUF488 domain-containing protein: protein MGSNSEVRVRRVYEPKEDADGTRVLVDRLWPRGESKERAAIDKWLKEITPSNELRDWYHEDRTGTRYDEFVDRYRAELADPVHTAAVRELVELVEEGGPVTLITAVKDVPHSHVPVIVDHLEHELHHR from the coding sequence GTGGGCAGCAACAGCGAGGTACGCGTACGCCGGGTGTACGAGCCGAAGGAGGACGCCGACGGCACCCGCGTCCTCGTCGACCGGCTCTGGCCGCGCGGCGAGTCCAAGGAGAGGGCCGCGATCGACAAGTGGCTCAAGGAGATCACCCCGTCGAACGAACTGCGCGACTGGTACCACGAGGACCGCACCGGCACCCGTTACGACGAGTTCGTCGACCGCTACCGCGCCGAACTGGCCGACCCCGTCCACACGGCGGCCGTCCGGGAACTGGTCGAACTCGTCGAGGAGGGCGGCCCGGTGACACTGATCACGGCGGTCAAGGACGTACCTCACAGCCATGTCCCGGTCATCGTCGACCACCTGGAACACGAGCTGCACCACCGCTGA
- a CDS encoding NAD(P)H-hydrate dehydratase, which yields MRTAYSVQTVRAAEQALMARLPEGALMQRAAAGLAAACSDVLRRRGRVYGSRAVLLVGSGDNGGDALYAGARLARRGAGVRAVLTAPGRAHEGGLAALLAAGGRIADGVEAARGADAWSGHIDLVVDGITGIGGRGGLRPDAAELVRAFAATGAPLIAVDLPSGVEADTGEVLGEAVRADATVTFGTYKPGLLVDPAAERAGALHLVDIGLGPELPEVPELEVLQYADVAALLPVPGAESDKYRRGVVGVVAGSARYPGAAVLAVSGALRGGAGAVRYVGPGAGAVIARHPETLVHAGPPSKAGRVQAWVVGPGLGDGTEAAEAVRDVLATEVAVLVDADGLRLLDAGAVRERTAPTVLTPHAGEAAALLGVPREEVEAGRLAAVRELAARYRATVLLKGSTTLVATGDPATPVRVNPTGTSWLATAGSGDVLSGLTGSLLAAGLAPRDAASAGAHLHGLAARHASDGSPVAAQDVAEAIPAAWRDVRA from the coding sequence ATGCGTACCGCCTACAGCGTTCAGACCGTACGGGCCGCCGAACAGGCCCTGATGGCCCGGCTCCCCGAGGGCGCGCTGATGCAGCGCGCCGCCGCCGGACTCGCGGCGGCCTGCTCCGACGTACTGCGGCGGCGCGGCCGGGTGTACGGGTCCCGGGCCGTCCTCCTCGTCGGCAGCGGCGACAACGGCGGCGACGCGCTGTACGCGGGCGCCCGGCTCGCCCGGCGCGGCGCCGGCGTGCGCGCCGTGCTCACCGCGCCCGGCCGCGCCCACGAGGGCGGCCTCGCGGCCCTGCTCGCGGCCGGCGGGCGGATCGCGGACGGCGTGGAGGCGGCGCGGGGCGCGGACGCCTGGAGCGGCCACATCGATCTCGTGGTGGACGGGATCACCGGCATCGGCGGCCGGGGCGGGCTGCGTCCGGACGCAGCCGAACTGGTGCGGGCCTTCGCGGCGACCGGCGCGCCCCTGATCGCCGTCGACCTGCCCAGCGGGGTCGAGGCCGACACCGGCGAGGTGCTCGGCGAGGCGGTGCGCGCCGACGCGACGGTCACCTTCGGCACGTACAAGCCGGGCCTGCTCGTCGACCCTGCCGCCGAACGGGCGGGCGCGCTGCATCTCGTCGACATCGGTCTCGGGCCCGAACTGCCCGAGGTGCCCGAGCTGGAGGTGCTCCAGTACGCGGACGTCGCGGCCCTGCTGCCGGTCCCCGGCGCGGAGAGCGACAAGTACCGGCGCGGGGTCGTCGGCGTCGTCGCCGGGTCCGCGCGCTACCCGGGTGCGGCGGTGCTGGCCGTCTCCGGGGCGCTGCGGGGCGGTGCGGGGGCCGTGCGGTACGTCGGTCCGGGCGCCGGCGCGGTGATCGCCCGCCACCCGGAGACGCTGGTCCACGCGGGGCCGCCGTCGAAGGCGGGGCGGGTGCAGGCGTGGGTCGTCGGACCCGGACTCGGGGACGGCACGGAGGCCGCCGAGGCGGTCCGGGACGTGCTCGCGACGGAAGTCGCGGTGCTGGTGGACGCGGACGGGCTGCGGCTTCTGGACGCCGGTGCCGTACGGGAGCGCACCGCGCCGACCGTCCTCACCCCGCACGCCGGTGAGGCCGCGGCCCTGCTCGGCGTCCCGCGCGAGGAGGTCGAGGCGGGGCGGCTCGCTGCCGTACGGGAGCTGGCCGCCCGCTACCGCGCCACGGTCCTGCTCAAGGGCTCGACGACCCTGGTCGCCACCGGCGACCCGGCCACTCCTGTACGGGTCAATCCGACCGGCACCTCCTGGCTGGCCACGGCGGGCAGCGGCGACGTCCTGTCCGGACTGACCGGCTCCCTGCTCGCCGCGGGCCTCGCCCCGCGCGACGCCGCGTCGGCCGGCGCTCATCTGCACGGGCTCGCCGCCCGCCACGCCTCCGACGGCTCGCCCGTCGCCGCGCAGGACGTCGCCGAGGCGATCCCGGCGGCGTGGCGAGACGTACGGGCCTGA
- a CDS encoding holo-ACP synthase translates to MIIGVGIDVAEIERFDAALERTPQMAERLFVERELLLPSGERRGIASLAARFAAKEALAKALGAPGGLLWTDAEVWVEDSGQPRLRVRGTVAARAAELGVRHWHVSLSHDAGVASAVVIAEG, encoded by the coding sequence GTGATCATCGGGGTCGGGATCGACGTGGCCGAGATCGAACGGTTCGACGCGGCGCTGGAGCGTACGCCGCAGATGGCCGAACGGCTCTTCGTGGAACGGGAGTTGCTGCTGCCCAGCGGTGAGCGGCGGGGCATCGCCTCGCTCGCCGCCAGGTTCGCCGCGAAGGAGGCCCTCGCGAAGGCGCTCGGCGCACCCGGTGGACTGCTCTGGACGGACGCCGAGGTGTGGGTCGAGGACAGCGGGCAGCCCCGGCTGCGGGTCCGGGGCACCGTCGCCGCCCGCGCCGCCGAGCTGGGCGTAAGGCACTGGCACGTGTCCCTCAGCCACGACGCGGGGGTGGCGTCGGCCGTGGTGATCGCGGAGGGTTGA
- the glmS gene encoding glutamine--fructose-6-phosphate transaminase (isomerizing), protein MCGIVGYVGGQSAQDVVVAGLKRLEYRGYDSAGIAVLADGGLAATKRAGKLVNLEKALADAPLPAGNTGIGHTRWATHGAPTDANAHPHLDNAGRVAVVHNGIIENFAALRAELAERGHDLASETDTEVVAHLLAEAFSSCADPAEAMRQVCRRLEGAFTLVAVHADAPGTVVGARRNSPLVVGVGDGESFLASDVAAFIAHTRSAIELGQDQVVELRREGVTVTDFDGRPAEVREYHVDWDVSAAEKGGHDYFMLKEIAEQPKAVADTLLGRIDAAGSLHLDEVRIPPHELREVDKVVIVACGTAFHSGMIAKYAIEHWTRIPCETELASEFRYRDPILDHRTLVVAISQSGETMDTLMALRHAREQGAKVLAICNTNGSTIPRESDAVLYTHAGPEVAVASTKAFLTQLVACYLVALYLGQLRGTKWGDEIRTVIRQLSAISGAVEQVLETMEPVRELARSLAGHDTVLFLGRHVGYPVALEGALKLKELAYMHAEGFAAGELKHGPIALIEDGLPVVVVVPSPRGRSVLHDKIVSNIQEIRARGARTVVIAEEGDEAVVPYADHLIRIPITPTLLQPLVSAVPLQVFACELATARGNDVDQPRNLAKSVTVE, encoded by the coding sequence ATGTGCGGAATCGTCGGTTACGTCGGTGGGCAGTCGGCGCAGGACGTCGTCGTCGCCGGGCTCAAGCGTCTTGAGTACCGGGGCTACGACTCGGCGGGCATCGCCGTCCTCGCGGACGGCGGCCTGGCCGCGACGAAGCGGGCCGGCAAGCTCGTCAATCTGGAGAAGGCGCTGGCCGATGCGCCCCTCCCGGCCGGGAACACCGGCATCGGGCACACCCGCTGGGCCACCCACGGCGCCCCCACCGACGCCAACGCCCACCCGCACCTGGACAACGCGGGCCGGGTCGCCGTCGTGCACAACGGGATCATCGAGAACTTCGCCGCCCTGCGCGCCGAACTCGCCGAGCGCGGCCACGATCTGGCCTCCGAGACCGACACCGAGGTCGTCGCCCATCTGCTCGCCGAGGCGTTCTCCTCCTGCGCCGACCCGGCGGAGGCGATGCGGCAGGTCTGCCGCCGGCTGGAGGGCGCCTTCACCCTCGTCGCCGTGCACGCGGACGCGCCCGGCACGGTGGTCGGCGCCCGGCGCAACTCACCGCTCGTGGTGGGGGTGGGGGACGGCGAGTCGTTCCTGGCCTCCGACGTCGCCGCGTTCATCGCGCACACCCGCTCCGCCATCGAACTGGGCCAGGACCAGGTGGTCGAGCTGCGCCGGGAGGGCGTCACCGTCACCGACTTCGACGGGCGGCCCGCCGAGGTCCGCGAGTACCACGTGGACTGGGACGTCTCCGCCGCCGAGAAGGGCGGCCACGACTACTTCATGCTCAAGGAGATCGCCGAACAGCCCAAGGCCGTCGCCGACACCCTCCTCGGCCGGATCGACGCCGCCGGCTCGCTCCACCTCGACGAGGTCCGCATCCCGCCGCACGAGCTGCGGGAGGTCGACAAGGTCGTCATCGTGGCCTGCGGCACCGCGTTCCACTCCGGGATGATCGCCAAGTACGCCATCGAGCACTGGACCCGCATCCCCTGCGAGACCGAGCTGGCCAGCGAGTTCCGCTACCGCGACCCGATCCTCGACCACCGCACCCTGGTCGTCGCGATCTCGCAGTCCGGCGAGACGATGGACACCCTGATGGCCCTGCGGCACGCCCGCGAACAGGGCGCCAAGGTCCTCGCCATCTGCAACACCAACGGCTCCACCATCCCCCGGGAGTCCGACGCCGTGCTCTACACGCACGCCGGACCCGAGGTCGCCGTCGCCTCCACCAAGGCCTTCCTCACCCAGCTGGTCGCCTGCTACCTCGTCGCCCTGTACCTCGGACAGCTCCGGGGGACCAAGTGGGGCGACGAGATCCGCACCGTCATCCGCCAGCTCTCCGCGATCTCCGGCGCCGTCGAACAGGTCCTGGAGACCATGGAGCCGGTGCGCGAGCTCGCCCGCTCGCTGGCCGGTCACGACACCGTGCTCTTCCTGGGCCGCCATGTCGGCTACCCCGTGGCCCTGGAAGGCGCGTTGAAGCTCAAGGAGCTCGCGTACATGCACGCCGAGGGGTTCGCCGCCGGTGAGCTCAAGCACGGCCCGATCGCGCTCATCGAGGACGGCCTCCCGGTCGTCGTGGTGGTGCCGTCGCCGCGCGGCCGGTCCGTGCTGCACGACAAGATCGTGTCGAACATCCAGGAGATCCGGGCCCGCGGCGCCCGCACCGTCGTCATCGCCGAGGAGGGCGACGAGGCGGTCGTCCCGTACGCCGACCATCTGATCCGCATCCCCATTACGCCTACGCTGCTCCAGCCGCTGGTGTCGGCCGTGCCGCTCCAGGTCTTCGCCTGCGAACTGGCCACGGCCCGCGGCAACGACGTGGACCAGCCGCGCAATCTGGCGAAGTCCGTGACCGTGGAGTAG
- a CDS encoding RNA polymerase sigma factor → MTGPPASPDDDAEVIAQSLEEPEIFAGLYDRHAPDIHRYAARRLGEGAADDITADTFLIAFRSRRRFDCSRLSARPWLYGIAANLIGRHRRSEERGLRALARTGQDPVAASWSDRCDDRIAAQAPLAAALAALSPGDRHALLLVAWADLSYQEVADALGIPLGTVRSRLNRARRRVRSALSTDPSFTPDAMELTPSWTK, encoded by the coding sequence GTGACCGGACCACCGGCCAGCCCCGACGACGATGCCGAGGTCATCGCGCAGTCCCTGGAGGAACCCGAGATCTTCGCCGGGCTCTACGACCGTCACGCCCCGGACATCCACCGCTATGCCGCCCGCCGCCTCGGGGAGGGCGCGGCGGACGACATCACGGCGGACACCTTCCTCATCGCCTTCCGCTCCCGGCGCCGCTTCGACTGTTCCCGGCTCAGCGCCCGTCCCTGGCTGTACGGCATCGCGGCGAACCTCATCGGCAGGCACCGGCGCAGCGAGGAGCGGGGACTGCGGGCCCTGGCCCGTACCGGGCAGGACCCGGTGGCCGCGTCCTGGAGCGACCGCTGCGACGACCGCATCGCCGCCCAGGCACCGCTGGCGGCGGCGCTGGCCGCGCTCTCGCCCGGCGACCGCCACGCACTGCTGCTCGTCGCCTGGGCCGACCTCAGTTACCAGGAGGTCGCCGACGCGCTGGGCATCCCGCTCGGCACCGTGCGGTCCCGGCTCAACCGCGCCCGCCGCAGAGTCCGCTCGGCCCTCAGCACGGACCCCTCGTTCACGCCCGATGCCATGGAGCTGACCCCGTCATGGACGAAATGA
- a CDS encoding CU044_5270 family protein, which produces MDEMTQLRELRADVPVPDRAALAPGRQRLTEAAASGRRVRRLRADWRVASVGAAAAITVAAVLGTQLGDAAAPSRSGPASTAGTLRLDSPAEVLNRAADALEKQPAGPEPRDDQWIYTRTAQVASQGGPDGSSLSPVTYQPGWVPYDNSAAAENGKDDDYRTARQVYRAANELPDDPARLLAEIRAFYPTGHTAESPPEGKAQHSFRAIGLMAEAYPVSPPALARIYRAMATIPGVRVTDHLVKDAAGREAIAITRKEDDRREQREILLDPHDFGYVGLRAVVTENYTYELSTGTTLKFKAGQILTSKARIEAAVVDAEGQKP; this is translated from the coding sequence ATGGACGAAATGACCCAGCTGCGCGAGCTCCGCGCGGACGTGCCCGTTCCCGACCGTGCCGCCCTCGCCCCGGGCCGGCAGCGGCTCACCGAGGCCGCGGCCTCGGGCCGCCGCGTCCGCCGCCTGCGGGCCGACTGGCGGGTCGCCTCGGTCGGCGCGGCCGCGGCGATCACCGTGGCGGCGGTGCTGGGCACCCAGCTCGGGGACGCCGCCGCGCCCAGCCGCTCCGGGCCCGCGTCGACCGCCGGAACCCTGCGGCTGGACAGCCCGGCCGAGGTGCTGAACCGGGCCGCCGACGCGCTGGAGAAGCAGCCGGCCGGGCCGGAGCCGCGCGACGACCAGTGGATCTACACCAGAACGGCGCAGGTGGCCTCGCAGGGCGGCCCCGACGGCTCGTCCCTCAGCCCCGTCACGTACCAGCCCGGCTGGGTCCCGTACGACAACTCCGCCGCGGCCGAGAACGGCAAGGACGACGACTACCGCACCGCCCGCCAGGTCTACCGGGCGGCCAACGAGCTGCCCGACGACCCTGCGCGGCTGCTGGCGGAGATCCGGGCCTTCTACCCGACCGGCCACACGGCCGAGAGCCCGCCCGAGGGCAAGGCACAGCACAGCTTCCGCGCGATCGGGCTGATGGCCGAGGCGTACCCGGTCTCCCCGCCCGCCCTCGCCCGGATCTACCGCGCCATGGCCACCATTCCCGGCGTCCGCGTCACCGACCACCTGGTGAAGGACGCGGCCGGGCGCGAGGCCATCGCCATCACACGCAAGGAGGACGACAGGCGTGAGCAGCGGGAAATCCTCCTGGACCCGCACGACTTCGGCTACGTCGGTCTGCGTGCCGTGGTCACCGAGAACTACACGTACGAGCTCTCCACCGGCACGACGCTCAAGTTCAAGGCCGGGCAGATCCTCACCAGCAAGGCCCGGATCGAGGCCGCCGTCGTCGACGCCGAGGGCCAGAAACCCTGA